GCACCGGCTCGATCTGCGCGGGCGTGGGCGGGTTCGAGAAGAACGGGCTCGAGTGACCGGCGATCGCGAGCTGGGGCCAGCGCGCGCGCAACAGCGCCGCCGCGGCTTCGGCGGCTCCGGGGTTCCCGCCCAGGAGATACAGCGAGCGGCGCCGGCGTGCGGCGGCCTCGGCCACCAGCCAGACCAGATCCGAGCCCGCGACGCGGTCCGGCAGCGGCGTGCCGAGCAGCCGCGCGGCCCACAGCAAGGGCACGCCGTCGGCCACGATGTGACTCGCCTTCGTGTACACGGCAGCGGTCTCCGGGTCGGAGGAAAAGCGCTGCAGATAGTCGACGTTGGCGGTGATGAGCCAGCCGCCTCGGCCCGCCTCGGACTCGGAGACGAGGTGCTCGACGATGTCCGCGCGTGTCGCGCGTGCGAAC
The nucleotide sequence above comes from Myxococcota bacterium. Encoded proteins:
- a CDS encoding WecB/TagA/CpsF family glycosyltransferase — protein: MAAASWDRIELCGIPFARATRADIVEHLVSESEAGRGGWLITANVDYLQRFSSDPETAAVYTKASHIVADGVPLLWAARLLGTPLPDRVAGSDLVWLVAEAAARRRRSLYLLGGNPGAAEAAAALLRARWPQLAIAGHSSPFFSNPPTPAQIEPVRAELALRAPDIVYVALGAPKEELVIAALHERFPRTWWIGVGISLSFMSGEVRRAPVWMQRAGLEWLHRMWQEPRRLGPRYLARNLPFVAKLLTSSALARLGR